cgtaacttattttagattctaatttctaactcgatatatttaattttatttgtgtaatatttagacaatattataaatttcattaaaattaaaagccacCGTATAATAATGGGCCCCTCTTAATAATTTGGGTGGGCTGGCCTACGGCCGGACACATAATAGGGTGGGCCAGGCACACCCTGGCCCCCCCTTAGCTACGTGCCTGGTATCCGTGTGTGTGTTCGATACGACTTTGTCGAGTTCGACGACGTCGCggtgtacaatgatattaatattattgtaaattgaaataataataaaaaaaaaaacaataggtaatctaactttaaaactaatcaaaattgtattggGAAAATCCTTGAAAATTTGatgatgtacattttaaaaacttaaatttgccagaaataatatttatttatgaaaacaatgattattttgagatattttgcattgataattaaattaaggCGATTGGGTACCGGTCAATTTTTCCGTTAAAAACTACCTATTCAACTTCAATTGTTCTGATCGTTGTATTGAAGCGATAAGACTTCTGAAAATGTATATGAATTCGGCAtgaagtctacttgagatcggtgggattacattttttaattttgcccTCAAAATTCCACAAATTTGATCtcagttttttgaaaaatattaaattttgtagtagtgtttaaaaaacatttttatgtacaacTGAAAAAGTGGTCCGACCGATCTCAAGTAAACTTCATgctgaattcaaataaattttcagaatttttatcgcacCAATATAACGATCGGATTGATTCAGGGGCGTAGCCAAGGGGGGTTTATCAGGTCACAACCCCCCCCATGAGTTTTTTAAAACCCCTAAAAAaatggcaaaaatatttttctgaaaaaatgtcTGCTTCGTCATACTTCGAGTAATGCTAACCTTTTagcgatttatataaatattggtaaGTTTACCAACAAATTTTGGCAAACCCCCCCCATGagaaaatcctggctacgcgcCTGGATTGATTGAAGtaaaacgagtagtttttgaagGAACAATTTTACGAATTCTAAACAGTAGCCGTGCGAAACAGACATGTGCGTGTGCGTACGAAAGTCGCCCCGGCTGGTTTTTCTAAGAATAAGTTGTGTGCTCTACGATAATATGCGATATCCGGTTTTATAcacaaataggtacattattattataaccgaattaaacaataatattattggcaaTGAACTGAACTAATGAAGCTTTAtgcaaaacattataaaatataattctgtgATCGACGGTCAACGTCATTCGTCAAATAAACGGCAATAACGAaccacgttttattttatttcccgtTTATTTTACACGTTTTCAGTTAAAAGATATAAGTAATTGTgttttttggtttaattattgattgttttaaatttaattataagcatGGAAAATTGTacgatcaaaaaaaaaaatccaccgTTAAgtagaagaagaaaaaataaaggaaattcATTGACACTGTTACAGAACCAACGAACACCTAAAATTGATATAGTTAGTAGCTCTATACaacagaacattttttatagcataacaatttcgataaattatttattgatatttttaaattccacatttttgaaattgtttatcCAAATAcgaaaataacacaataatcaACAGTACTTGATAAtgtgtttttgttaatttttatagagcatacaaaattcaaaaaatgtgaaTGTGCCAACAACTGctcataattttttatctacATCAACATCTAGGCAAAATTTGATTCCACATAAGGAGATCCAAGTATGGAACCAGGATCTACACAGGTGCCTAGTTAATTATACTACACAAATTACTAGACATTACGAATcacggaaaaaaaattgacctataaattataatagatacctataataaattccaaattaatcatatcacaatatccattaggtacttatatgttATAACGCGTTTTACATCaataacaaaccgtgatactgtCATAGATATACAGGTTGTCCCACCGAGATCTGACAAATGCCATAACTTTTGctatatacaaaattttaaatttttttagttatataatttatagcctcTCGCGCTACacgcataatatacaaaacattatttttattttttaatactgaaaataaaaaataaaaatttgatttaaatttttttgaataaatttaaaatagccaatttgtgaatatGATTATAAGAACACTTTTGAtggtagaaaaaattatataagtcaagtagtttatttttttgaattttatattaaattattttggaacgtaataacttttttaaaaatattatttttgggaatttgctgacatgagtttatttcttaaattatttcagcattttatattatctgtattttttagattttatggtaacagaataaactactaaCGTGgagtcttgttttaaattttcaatccttagatataaaaattgaacattttataaatttataactacaaaataatcattcaattttaaatatgatacattttgtcaaaattcgatctttaaatgcttataaaaaaaaattgtgtatgtatttttaatatttttcaactgctattgtaacaatatatcaggagccttgtattaattttttacactttttggccctacagataaaactttattgatatttatagaaaaaaaaactaaaaaaattgaaatatgaaattgtccgtaaacagctcaaaaagagtcaaattattttcaaaattttattgtgtatagaaaatgctaatatgaaaattcagtgaaattttcaagtatctacagtcattcttattttaattacaacaaaataagaaaatcgtaacatgagaattcgagtgaatatcatatgttgtaaaaatgtaaatgtcaaacgctcataaaaattgaatttgacttgcttgtagacatttttttttaaaaaaaggtagacaaacttatgaggaactttgtattacattttcaaatcttagatttaaaaagaaaatttttcatgaatttctaactcaaaataattttcaaattttcgtcatttttacgtattttgtaaatatttgaactttagatgcttataaaaaaaaaactgtgactactgatttttaatttttttcatctgcctttgaaacaatagattaggagccttctattaaattttcaagtttttttaaccaacaaataaaattgtattgatatttatagaaaaaaaaataaaaaaatgaaaactacaaatgtccgtaaacagctcaaaataagtcaaaatatttggaaaatgttatggtgtatagaaaatgcacatataaacactcagtcaaaattgtatgtacctgcggtcatttgttttagagttgcactaaaaaccaaaatcgattttctcaaaaacagattttgcttaaaaattcccgtttttccctaatttttcttgtttttcacgtcgctattttgaaaactaatgggaaacttttacttttgaccccccaaagtaccaactagatttactttcctatcagaaaagatactgttgaagaaaatcgtagcattatttcgactacttatcgtgtacacagacacaaaaaaaataaaaaaataaaaaaacacacaatccattacagtaacccatttgtaacctagtGTACTGCAGAGTggcacccacttgcccacctttttgtCTTGTTACCACTTTAAAgtgcaaattaattttgataaattgaatTCATTTGGAACGGTAATACGTGAACTATTAAAAATGTGCAAAATCTGTTTCCTAAAAATCATAGAAAAGAGACTGACCGAAtcaaaaaatttttcaaaaattttcgcCAGCTTATTAGCACTATTCATTGTCGTGAGTGAACAAAatagtcaaaaatattttttgagttcTCTTGTTGACTTGTGCATGCGGTACGTAACTATTAGTCCGTTCGCCCGGGCGATATGAAATCTATTGTTATCGAGTACGAATTCCTtcgtatttcaaattttatattttacatttttaccatatTGGCGATCAAAGGTTTATCAAATTGATAAGCTGGAACAGGCACCACAGAATGGgcacgctgtgtatcatttataatatgttatttttccatCTGGCCCGTTTCAAACCACCCCCTGCTGGCCTGTAAATTGATAAGCTTATGATCGCCAATAGTAACGCACTCACagtaataatcatttacgactaaccAAAGATTAAGGGCGGCAACgacaagattagaaattgctTAAATTGTTCCCCTTAAATAATATCCGCCTTAATCAAACTctattttgaatcattttttttttaaattacattcacttcaatgaatttaattaaaaatcggttttaataatatgtgtgcaaTGTCGTTTATAAATATGTGACAGAAAATTATTAGGAATGGGGGCATCTAGGTAATTAAACTCATacagttattttcaaaaaacttttaattttataaatgtacttattttcaagtacctataactgtataagtattaactattgtaaaatttgtttctagtttttaaatattaatacatatatcaatatatttgatatcatataggtactctatacagttaattagtataatttcaaaaaacatgatagaaatttagaattaaagaatattacaataaaaatgtatttacaaagcTTCTCATAGAGCAATAAAAGTCATAACTTTCtaatatacagtaaataaatattattgaattatgtaggtataaatcaCAGGTTACCaaatattagcaaattattgtaaattgatattttactctaaaattatttatgtatgtaattgtgatatacaagtatataaatacaaaaaataataataaaaattatacatcaaaaagataagcattttacataataaataataattataataattattatttattacatagagTTAGGGTTGTTAAtgtgaatattattgtttcaatgaTTTTGTTGAGGTAATAAGACAGACCAAGTTAAATAACACAtttctacataaaaataaaaaaaaaaaaaagactagaACATTGTGAAGAATTAGTAACacatcattatcatttatcagtatTAATCAAGTGGAATTGTTGCCGTTAACTGTATTTGAGTAAACATAACCTTGGTCTTGCAATATAGACAATCTCTTTTCTACTGCATCACGAtctgtgtaatataaaaatatttgaattaatttatattaatatcatacaaatcaATTTGTATTGATTAcatcttattaatatttctttgtcGCTCGGAGAGTTTACTTGCTGGGATAAACTATGTAGGAGTATCTGTGCTGTCtgataagatttaaaataatcatatggTGTGTTGCCCAGTTCTTTTAATGCTGCTTTAGCACACtaaaatacattgaaaataaataccaaactgTAAACATGAGATCAACAATTACTTACGATTTCCACAGcgtaatcatataataactTCTCAGCTGTTGTAGTGGATGATGATGTATTGTGTAGCATATTTGGtacattaatttgtttacagTCGTCCAAAACTTTGTGAAAAGTTTCATTAAGTTGTTGtaccactataaaaaaaataaaaaataaactaaatgtttttaaaatcataaaaattatatattgacaaccatttttgttaaaacattgaaatatgttattttaagacatacaatagttaatatgtataataatataatattttatatattattaattgctgattgataaattaataaattgatagttTTATATGTATCTGTGCAcatggtttaaaaataatatttttatatctaaaacgAATATTTCTAAAAGAATTTATGCTTAccatttttaacatttgtagAAGGTTGTAATCGACCAGCTTTGAGTTCAGACGTAGCTATACTTAAGCTAGAACTAAGTAATTGTAATGCTCTAATTAAAAGCACTAATCGTTCATAACGTGGTCTTTTAGGAGAAGCACATTCAACAATGCATTCAACCAATGCTAATACAAAATTAAGTTTGGCTAATGTTTCTATGTGTTctttctaaaatgtaaaataattatacaattaaggtattttcaaaataatttatgtaattagtaatttaagtTTACTTCTAATATTGTTTCTTGCGGAAGTTCTGGAAAAGTTATGTTTCCAAGttctaaataaacaaatatttgaaaataatgattatagttttaattgttcttaacatttaaattaactaagTATAAATAGGGAAAAAGGTCATCatcgaaaacaataatacaaagttcagcataaaaacaaaatttggtacctataatagtataacactataaatataattttaaaccaatatttaATTGCCAGTAATACAGTCATACTGAAACATATCATGTTTATCCAGTCTTCTGTGTCGTCTCACACACATCCAACTGTTACAAGCCACCCATCCAACTACCTGATTAATGTCTAAAAAGAgcttcaacattttaaatgacCAATTAGAAACAACTTTTCAATGATACAATTGATATGtactactactaataaaatgtaaaagcaAGTCCCCCGTTAAATCATTCTAACCCTAAACCCTTACTATGTCGTTAATCTCTAATTCATCCCATAAACTTATTGTGCaaattgtaggtataggtatatcaaataattaaacaaaccaatattgaaaaatggaaaataaaaaatatatacaattgttagctgattatgtaactataatcaaagctgggcaagttaacgatttttttaaactcgttaagttaagatattttaaaataataaagttaagttaagttaaaagttactcatattttttttgttaactcattaagttaaaagttaactttgaaaaaaggtttttttttcaaatgccctggggctttatattatttaaacgacccaaaggtctttataaatatgtttgacaattatacatatttttcatactagatataaattatatatatattacacgttgaTGGAGACATAGAGTCACTTCTAATGAAGTGCCTCCTGCCgtaatctaaaatcttaaattaagtTGTATGGTTTCACACCCTTAAGACGTCTGACATCCTtggagttatctaatagttgGATGGCCAATGGATTGACATGGTGATCTAGCCTCGTATTGTGTTTGCTCGCGAGCAAACCTTTGAATTTCATCTGTTATTATAGGCAGCATTATATCACGGTGAATTGCGTTGTTTCTTTCAAACCGATAGGCTGCAGTGATGGTCCGAATGGCAATGTTTTGACATCATTGTCTTACATCGATGTTTGACTTACTGGCACAACCCCACAATTGAATGCCATATATCCAGATCGGTTTTATAATTGCTACATCAGAGTGAGGTCTGACTAACTAATAAAGTTTtcgcattttttctttaatctgaatttttttctgACGGACGTGGTGTTTCCAGTTTAGACGAAAGTCAAGGTGCATTCCAAGATATTTTGCTGAATCTTTTTGTGGGATTGGTGATTGATTCAGTACTATTTGGatgtttaattgaaaaaaaagtaacttaatttactttaaaattaaaattttctaatttgcaaatataaaaaattccagactcataatatggtttatttgatagtttttctttacgctcaagaaaattactgggaaaatttaaaatgatacatccaAGTAAAAACctcattcaaaaatttgcattattcttcgtaTGAAGATGAACTtaacttttgaataaaattacgtTGAaattaacacgttaatcttcaAAAAATAGtgacttattaagttaaaagttaatttgaaaaaaagtaacgagttaattaacttaacgctttaacttaattttaacttttaccttgttaatgcccagccttgactaTAATCATTGTTTTGGGCATATTAGCTATATGGATAATAtggccaaattttttttcttatatttgttaTCGGTACTTGTTTATTAGCTTATAGATTTTACTAAGAACTATACTTTTTGTAAATACATAgatgaattatcatttatcagaaACAAGTGATATCAGcacatcaataatattttggttcaCTTTTCTaagagttatttattttgtcatttttctaTTTCTCACAGATTCATACTAAGCTTTTAGTTTagaagattaataatatttatatttaccagGTAAAGTCATAGCGCGGTTATTATTACTGAAAGGCAGGCCAACTGTTCCTATTTTTTGGTTTgtgttaaatgtaaattgttgtGTGTTCAAAATTGGCGAACTTAGAACTAAAAACAACAGagtataaagataaaattaataacaacctAAAAGTTAACATTAATTACCTGATTTCTTTAATGGAGAACTTGTTGGTGTAAAGTTCCATGTATTATATGGTGGCGTTTCTGATATTCTTCTTCCTGATGGAGGAGTTCCGAGCATAAACTGAaccttacattttttaataaataaaggtaAACAAATACAAGTTATTTAACTGTATTAAGCTAATAGCTAAAACATGTGTATTTTTACtctcaaaatattatctacatgttatattataccataaaaacATTACCAAAAGGACTAGTTTAATCTTAcattaatggtataataataaacataatataagtatacttactGATGGTGGAGATATAGAACAAAAATCTGGTCCAATTATATTCTTTGAAGCCCTTGGATTCATTGTAATAGGCTGAGATCTAGGTAcagactaaaatatttaaattttaatataatattgaaaatcataAATTGCAAATATTTCACAAAAGTATTCATGcaagttattcaaaattaattaatttcaatttagcTAAATATTACAgcaaatgtaatgtaatttttatttaaacaaatatgttgtgtagatggtaatattataatttatcagttatcactaacTTGCCTAACACGtgatttgtatatgtatttacaacTTTGTTTcagagtaaataataaaaatataaatataaattattaatcattatttattaatatactttttagtcTAATcagtttatatttcaatattgcaataaaattgtatcatttatCTTTTTTGTTATAGCTTTAGAAATAGTGTTAAATTTATCATGCTAGTATATAAGTTGTAAATTTGGTAATTAATTAACTTGGTTATGTTTAACACATACTATGCAGTCACTGGTATAAATAGTCTctagatattattttagaagtataGTATAATCCTGTAAGAGAGTCAGTAAATATATCGCCTGACGCAGTGAAGAAGTTCGTATCTCTgttttcacaaattttttttatcagtttcgCGGGAACTACACAAAAGTTgagaacttgaaaaaaaaaaaattgtgaaaacagAGATCTGAGCTTCTTTGCTGAGGCAGGCGatattaagtatacataaatattatatagtatataacttgtatatttttgaaaatttattaagatttaagcACCCCCTTGCCCATCATTTGCACcacactataaaattaaaaataaatatatatattctgttGCTGTGGTCCAAATCTAAAAATGCAGTTAATTTAGTCCATAAACTTACTTTCAATGGAGATCGTGGATTATTGTAATCTTGTTGGGTTTGTATGGAAAGTGTACTTGGTCTTGGAGGACTAGCACTGATGTCTTTCTCGCTATGAAAGGGAAAGAGACAAagatatatcaaaaaaaaaaataaattaagaggaaattaattaaaaaataaataaactatagatacaattttttgttctacaaaaaatacattatttaatatttgtttgcattataatgatataactaggtgtagatattatattaatatcctaaaatactttaataattcatgaatcagttttatttttttaaattttcttgttattctcaattaaaacataattctaTTAGATGACTTACTGATGGTATGCAGGTATATTTGAAGGCACTATAACATATTCATCAGAAAGATCAGGACTGACGGAATATTGATAACCTAGAATGTTGAGTtgaatgataaatttattttagctaTTAAGAGGACATgatacaagtgcgtaacatagctaATTTTAGCTCCTTTGGTTTGGAAATTAAAGTCAATAGACCTCTTATACAATCAATtttaaggtaagattattatctagggcatcgcataggctttttattatattttaattttaaagcgagttatgagtattctaaaattaaaaaaattgtttgtacatataaatatactcataaattgctttaaaattaaaatataacaaaaagcctATACAATGTCCTAgttaataatcttacctttaaaatttataataggaaaattcactctaattttttaaactatcgGAACTAAACCTGATCTGCTGAGCATAACATTTTCTATGTTAAGCACTAGTAAGACGGGGACAGCAAAATTCTGTTTCACATGGTcttaaacattaataacaaGAATAGTATTGACTGTTACACTGACCTTGATCAAATACAGATGGCGTTTTTGGGCTGTTAGCAAGTGGAGACGGCATGGTAACAGGTGGaggtttcatttttaaaaaggtatgATCAAAAAAGGTTTCAAATGATATTCTATCTTTTGGATTTCTCTTTAGAAGTCCAAATAATAAGTTTGATAGATCTGACGATGTCCCTGGAGGAATtctaagattaaaaaaataaaaaataaaaataatttgtacttaattaaatttCGATATTTTGTTGATCAAATATACTTAGGCATTAAATTGCtagttttttcataaatttgttttaatcctGCAGGTGAATTGGCAAAGAATGGAGCTTTACCAGCTAAACATTGAAATATGATTGTACCTAAACTCCACAAATCTGCCTTAGCGTCATACTGCAGTGACATAATTACTTCAGGAGCCTAAATTGTACATACAATCAAATAcgaattgaacatttaatttatctcaatattatttattagctggttttaaaataaatcaaatgatattaatttaccATGTACATTGGAGAACCACACATTGTAGCTGCCATTACTCCTTCATCCAAGCATCGAGCGAACCCAAAATCAgctaagaaaaattatttacagattaataactatacaatatatataatagtttttaa
This portion of the Acyrthosiphon pisum isolate AL4f chromosome A1, pea_aphid_22Mar2018_4r6ur, whole genome shotgun sequence genome encodes:
- the LOC100159542 gene encoding serine/threonine-protein kinase unc-51, translating into MEVIGDYEYNSANRLGLGAFAIVFKGRSRKKPDMDVAVKTIMKKNIPKTQSLLKKEIDILRKLTVLQHDNVVHLLECLDTDDAFHLVMEYCNGGDLQDYLNVKGCLSEDTIQIFLRQLAGAMYEFNKQGILHRDLKPQNILLKFSGETRYPEPNQITLKIADFGFARCLDEGVMAATMCGSPMYMAPEVIMSLQYDAKADLWSLGTIIFQCLAGKAPFFANSPAGLKQIYEKTSNLMPKIPPGTSSDLSNLLFGLLKRNPKDRISFETFFDHTFLKMKPPPVTMPSPLANSPKTPSVFDQGYQYSVSPDLSDEYVIVPSNIPAYHHEKDISASPPRPSTLSIQTQQDYNNPRSPLKSVPRSQPITMNPRASKNIIGPDFCSISPPSVQFMLGTPPSGRRISETPPYNTWNFTPTSSPLKKSVLSSPILNTQQFTFNTNQKIGTVGLPFSNNNRAMTLPELGNITFPELPQETILEKEHIETLAKLNFVLALVECIVECASPKRPRYERLVLLIRALQLLSSSLSIATSELKAGRLQPSTNVKNVVQQLNETFHKVLDDCKQINVPNMLHNTSSSTTTAEKLLYDYAVEICAKAALKELGNTPYDYFKSYQTAQILLHSLSQQVNSPSDKEILIRYRDAVEKRLSILQDQGYVYSNTVNGNNST